The Peromyscus maniculatus bairdii isolate BWxNUB_F1_BW_parent chromosome 6, HU_Pman_BW_mat_3.1, whole genome shotgun sequence genomic interval AGGTATAATATAGTTCAGCAGTAAAATATTTGCTAGGAATAGGTATGGTGtcgcacactttaatcccagcacttgggaggcagaggctggtggatctctgtgagttcaaggccagcctggtctataaagcaagttccaggacaaccaaggccacacagagaaaccctgtctggaaaaaacaaacaaaaacaaaacaacaaaacccccaatacTTGCTAGCATGTATGatccctgggttcagtctccagtactggaaaaaaattaattcagaGACTCTGGATCTGGTATATATTGATCGTATCTTTAGTTTCAGACAGGTATGCACTTGTACCATCAAGTTGTCTTGGAATTTCTTTGTAAGattaatgtttgatttttaattgtgtgtatgtgcatgtgtgtgtgtttgtatgtgtagagATAATGTGCATGTGAAAGTGGATGCCGCCAAAGGCCAGAAGGGTTGGATCCTCCTGGAgtgggagttacaggtgattgccAGCCACCTGATATGGTTGTTTGCTGGGATCAAACTCATATCCTGTGGACGAGTAGTACATGttcttacccattgagccatatctccagcccccttagaataaaaaaaaacaaaaacctcattgttattattatcatttgtgtgtgtgtgttgtgtctgtgtgtccgtgtaagcatgtgccatggcatatgtgtagaagtcagaggacagctttggggaatcatttctttcttctaccatgtgtgttCTGGAGAATGAACTTAGGTAGACAGGTTTGGAAAGAAATGCCTTTCCTCATTGAGCCATCTAAACAGCCTTTGTTGTGGACtgtaaaatttatgttttaaagtgCAAAAAGAATTTGATCATGGCATAATCTATTTTAAGAATCCTCTCCCCCTTTTGTTATGATGAACAGCTATTTGGTTTATGGCAGTTGTATGGAGAATGTTCCATTTGTTATTAAAATAgttcctttgttttcattttcgaCAGAATGTCAAAACTGGATCAATGGGGCCAGGCGGAAGTATTGCACTTTCTGCTCCGCTACCAACCCCGAAGTGAGGAGGAGCTGTTTGATATTCTCAATTTGTTGGACAGCTATCTCAAGAGCAGCAGCACAGGTGTGGTGATGGGAGCCACCAAACTCTTCCTGATCTTGGCAAAAAGGTTCCCCCATGTACAAACTGATGTGCTTGTACGAGTCAAGGGGCCCTTGCTAGCAGCCTGTTCTTCCGAGAGCCGTGAGCTCTGTTTTGCTGCTCTCTGTCACGTCCGCCAAGTCTTGCATAGTTTGCCAGGTCACTTCAGCAGTCACTACAAAAAGTTTTTTTGCTCTTACTCGGAACCCCACTATATCAAGCTCCAGAAGGTGGAAGTGCTGTGTGAACTGGTGAATGATGAGAATGTGCAGCAGGTTCTAGAAGAGCTTCGAGGGTACTGCACGGATGTGTCTGCTGACTTTGCACAGGCTGCCATCTTTGCCATAGGTAAAGTAcctgctgcttttttttcttgtgacCCCAGTTCAGCCACCTAAAGAGTGTAGTCAGGGAAACCATAGAGGACAGTAGTAAATGAATCTTGTTTCAGAGACTGAGTATCATAAATTTTGGGTCAGTGATTACATGTTAGGGcaaagagttgttttgttttaaatcaaggCAGATGTTTCTCAAGGTAGACAATACAGGTAACTCAACAACAACGCTTAAAAATTTGTACTGTCTTTATGCTGTTTTCTATCCaaaatgtttttatgtatatCATCTTATGGTCTTGTAAGGCAGTCAAAAAtagtgtgtattttaaagattaagaAACTTAGGTACAAAAAAGGTCACTAAGTGGCCAAAAGATCATAGAGTTTCCAAACTGAATGGCACCCAACTCTCTTGACTAAAAATCCTCTGCTTCTATTATGGGCTATATAGTGCTAAGTATAGACCAACAGAGAGTAATTCCTTAATTTTAGAGATTTTCTGCCTGCTTAGTCTGGAACCCAAAAGGCTTGAAAGAGTCAAAGGATGAAAACAGCCGACAAACAAGATTGAGAGGGCTAACACTAAGTAGAGGAGCATGAGGGACCTCATAtttgaaagataataaaaatcCTTAGACTTAAAAGATTGCTGTCACATCTCTCCAGCAGTAGTATTCCTCTTCAGGTGTGTTGCATCCAGAAGGGTGCCTCAGTCAAATGTGGTAtgtgcctgtgattccagcactcaagagaatcacaagttcaaggtcaccctacATGAtatagcaagagcctgtctcaaacgaACAGACCACAACTGCATCCCATACTTTGTTACTGTGCTTTCAGCCTTGTGctatggggaatttttttttttcttttccttaaagttTCTTTAGGTcagttgaaaaaaatgtattttattttaaccatAGCTCACTGTGCCTCAGTGAACTTACATTCTTACTTTATTGtaattagtgatttttttcttttaaagatgtctttggttgtattaattatttttcttgtttctatgaCCAAAATGCCTGATGTAACACTGCTTAAGGAGAGAagaatttgggctggagagatggctcagaggttaagagcaccaactgctctctcttccaaaggtcctgagttcaattccagcacccacatggtggctcacaaccatctataatgagacctggtgccctcttctgtgtacataataaataaataaataaataaataaataaataaataaatatcttttttttaaaaaaaaaaaggagagaagaattTATGTTGGCTTACTGTCTTCGGGGCTACAGTCCAAcatggcaggagtgtgaggcagctggtcatattgCTTCATTCAGGAAGTAGAGAAGGATGAATGCTGGTGCTAAGTTCATGTTTCCTTTTAATTCATTCTGGGATCCCAACCCACATGACGGTGACTTCCACATTTAGGATGAGTCCCCTCTTTTCAGATAAAGCTTTGTGGAAATACTTTTACAGACATACCTATAGATGTGTTTCCATGATGATTGTAAATCCAGTCACATTGACAGAGAAGATAGACATAAACATtgtggtcttttttctttttctttttttttttttttttttttttttggtttttctagacagggtttctctgtgtagccctcgctgtcctggaacccactctgtagaccagactggcctcaaactcagagagatccacctgactctgactcttgagtgctgggattaaaggtgtgcgccgccaccgcaaggcttgtttttcatttttaaaccatAGTTTAGTGTAGTCCAGACTAGCCTctaatttgtgatcctcctgctgcagCGTCTcggctgctgggattacaggtgtgcaactTCTGTTCGCCTCTGACTAATGGGAAATGGTTTTAGAATGACATGCTAGAATTTCACCTTTCCATCCTCTGTAGGTAGCATTGCCAAGACTTACACAGACCAGTGTGTACAGATTCTAACAGAGTTGCTGGGGCTCCGACAAGAACACATCACTACGGGTAATGCCTGCTTTTCTAGAAtcagtctttcttccttccctccctcccttctttctctttctttctctctctctctctctctctctctctctctctctctctctctctctctctttcatcaaGTACCTAGCTAACAGTAGTTGTTTAAAGAATCTCTTTCTTAAATGACTTTCAATTATATAGGCTTAAACATGTCCTTGCATCATCATCTGTTGCTGTCCGAGAAGCCTGGGCTCTGTAGAGCTAACAGGGTAGACTCTTGTGGCTGTTGGAGTGACAAGGCTGCACTGTAGATAGTGAAGGTACTAGGAAGCTCTCTTTATCTGTACCCCTCTTTTTACTTCCTTCACCCAGCTTCCAAGGCTGGGCTGAAGTGAGGCAAGGAAGGCTCCTACAATGTAAAATTTAGCAAGGCCTTATTCTCAGGCTTGTATACGTGCCAGTCTCAGGTGTCATCTTAAATCTTGCATTTAGACCCCTTGCTCATTCCACCAGTCTCAGCACTGTGTTCAGTGTCTGCCAGCAACACTACCCCACATTTGCCCACAACGTTGTATTTACAAAGCACTTTGCTATTTGTTCACTTACCTTCATGTCAATTTGATAGGTGTGAAATTCATGTGTATCTTCCATTTCTCAATTAATTAATAACCACCCCTCCAAACCTGTTTTCCAGAAATACAGTTAGAAATCTAATCTGAATACATGAGTCTTCTTAAGCTTCTTTCCTGCATGGACTCTCACCCTGTGCTCTTGTGTTCCGGGCTCTATTGTAGTGGTGGTGCAGACTTTCCGAGACCTGGTTTGGTTGTGCCCTCAGTGTACGGAAGCTGTGTGTCAGGCCCTGCCCGGCTGTGAGGAGAACATTCAAGACAGTGAGGTAGAATGTAATTCTCTTTTTACTTGTAATCATAGAAGGGATTGTAGGACCCTGCCTTCTGAAATGGAGTCTGTATCTGGTTcggttttgtggtgctggggatcaaactcaggctagGTAAACACTTCTACCACTGAGACAGTATCTAGCCCTGAAATGGAAGCTAATTACTGTTTAACATTCTGTGTCCAAGTAGGAACTCAGGCTTGCTTATGTCTCTTTGGGACATAAATAAcccaaaaattataaaaagacttATCTATAGTTTCAGTGATAAATTCTTTGATACCATTGTCCTCTTGAATAATTATGAGTCAGAGATTTACACCATGGAATATTTTTGTTGGtggtaggtttttttgtttgttaatttttgagacagggtcttactatatagccctggctggtgtGGTACTCGGTATATGGACTAgactgccctgcctctgcctcctgagtgctaggatgaaagatGAGCTCCACTATGTCTGGCCTGTGTggtattgtttgtttgtgggatttttacagaaatttgttttcttcctccccaGAGAGTCTGCTGAGTTAAATATGTAGGAGTGGGGAGACCTAGACagatgggctttttttttttttttttttttgggtttttcgagacagggtttctctgtgtagctttgcgcctttcctggagctcacttggtagcccaggctggcctcgaactcacagagatccgcctggctctgcctcccgagtgctgggattaaaggcgtgcgccaccaacgcccggctacagaTGGGCTTTTAAGAGACATCACAGATGATTCTGGTATATATTCTAAGTTCATAATCACTTTCATACAAAGATTTCAAGAAATTCTGTCAGTAGTTTTTTGAAACATGAAACCTCacttttgattccagcacttgggagcagaagctagtggatctctgtgaatttgagatcagcttggtctacattcTGAGTCCAcaacagtcagagctacatagttgaaaaaacaagcaaaaaaagaaacactaaacCTTAaattgggccaggcagtggtggcccactcctttaattccatcactggggaggcagagccaggtggatctctgtgagttcgaggccagcctgggctacagagtgagttccaggacaggcacaaagctacagagaaaccctgtctcgaaaaacaaaacaaaaaacaacccttaAATTGGGCAAAAGGCCCAAACTGAGAAAGCTTTATTTATTGCTTAATCAGCATAGGCTAATAAAAGTTTTGAGTCTCCCTTTATGCATGAtagcattttttctttgtttctctctctctctttgcctctttttGATAATGTCTCCCAGAGCCCAGAATAGTGTCTTACAAAGCCCAGGCTGTcattaaactcactgtgtagctgactTTGACGTTGAACtctaatcctcttgcctccatcagCTGAGTGAGGGGTTATAGATGTGATCCTCACACCCAATAGGGCTTCcctgtgtagccgtggctgtcctggaactggatctgtagaccaggctatcttcaagctcagagatccgcctgcctctgcctcttgagtgctgggattaaaggtgtgggcatcaaactcaggtcttatgCCTGCTAAATTGGCATTTTGCCAACTGCACTGCATCATGTGCATTACCCACAAAGCTCATGTGCATTAGAATTTCATTCTTGTTTATTTTAGAGAAGCAGTGGAGCAGGACAGCAAGTTAGTACCAGTGAAAGGGTATCGTGTATCTGCTGGCACTAGGGAAAAAGCAAAGCCTGTGACTGTGCTGTTTCCTCTGTTTGGGCAACCACATAGTAAGCATTTATTATTTTCCCATTCCTAGGGGAAACAGGCACTTATTTGGTTACTTGGGGTCCATGGAGAAAAAATATCCAATGCTCCTTATGTGTTGGAGGACTTTGTAGAAAACGTGAAGTCAGAGACATTTCCTGCTGTTAAGATGGAGCTGCTGACTGCACTAATGCGCCTCTTCCTTTCGCGCCCTGCGGAGTGCCAGGACATGCTGGGACGTCTGTTGCATTACTGCATAGGTAGGTTTCCCAGAGCATAGTACTTGCTGAGACTCATGCTAAGAGTCCTCACAGCTTTCATTGTCTGGTACGTCATGTGTGGGACTTGGGAAGGAAATGACACTTTCTAAAAGATCTTGCCTTCTTCATTTGTTTCTCCTCTTATGCTTGGCACAAAGGTTGGAGGAGAGTAGggtgtgtgcttgtttgtttaacTCGATCCATTGTTTTCtctcagaggaagaaaaggatatGGCTGTACGAGACCGAGGTCTCTTCTACTATCGCCTCCTGTTAGTTGGCATTGAAAAAGTTGAGCAGATCCTGTGTAGTCCTAAATCCGACCCTTCTCTTGGACTTTTGGAGGATCAACCAGAACGACCTGTGAATAGCTGGGCTTCAGATTTCAATACACTGGTGCCAGTGTATGGCAAAGCCCACTGGGCAACTATCTCTAAATGCCAGAAGGTAGAGCGTCATCGTCTTGAGCTACCTCCCAATGCATCCTTGGCCAAACCAGGTAAAAATAGTGTTTACCTTACATCTCGTCGTGGTAAAGCTTTTCACCACCCCTTGTGGTAACTGGTGGAAAGTAAAATACTGTAGCTAAATTTCATACTGTTGTCTGAATTTGAGTCCTTTGTGGGCATAAGGGGAGTTCATCCTTGGTTATTTAAGCCATTTATCTGAAGACAGAAGTCATATAAATGTGTTTTGCTTTTGATGTTTATGAGATACAACATGGCCTTGAGCTGGCTGTGTACACAAGGCTACCTTTGTAGCCTTGATCCTCCTACTTTGATCCCCCAACCCAAGTACTAGGAGTATAAGTGAGTaggtaccaccatgtctggcaacACATTGGGTATTTTGGAATGTAAAGTAAAAATGCTGATTAAGAGCATCTCTTATAAAAGCTTTCTGACTCTTTTAGGTCACTTGATTTCTGAAGAGAACAAGCAAGGAATACAAGAATCTCTTGATCCTGAAGCTCTCATGCTGGTCCCCAATCTCCAGCTTACTGCTGAGTATTTTGAGAAAACATGGCTTAACCTCAAAATTACTCATCAACAGGTGTTTCCTTGGCAGGGAGAAGTCCAGCCCGACACTCTCCAAATGGCTCTAAAAGTAGTGAACATTCAGACCATCGCAATGAGCAAGGCTGGGGCACAGCCCTGGAAAGCCTACCTCAGCGCTCAGGATGATACTGGTTGTCTCTTCTTAACTGAGTTACTGTTGAAGCCCGAGAACTCAGAAATGCAAGTCTCTGTGAAAGAGAGTGAGGCAAGGACTGAAGCGCTGcatggttttgtttctgtgttagAAACTGTGATCGGAACAGTTGGAGACATAAAATCCTAAGAGCCCTGCTGCGTGCCTTGCAGTGAGGTGAACAGCTTTCAGAGTTCCTCCATTTGCTAATAGAGCTGCTTCTGAGTCCAGATGCAAAGAGATCAGATGCAAAGAGAACGGGCAGTCTAGGAATCATGGCTTTTGTGTTTACCCAAAGGctcctcccttgttcccttccagCCTGTCAGGGATTGAGCCCATTTTTAAGGAGAAGGTTACACACAGTAGTATTGATAAGGGGTAAAGGTGGGACGAGGATAGGATGGGGATTTTTCTCTGATCATTTTAGGGgttgtatttattaaatataccTGGCGCCTGTGGAAATGGGTAGCTGTCATCATTTTTGAGGGTGTTTGTTTCTTCAGTAGACTGTTCTTGTATTTTTAGGCATGCTTTTTAGGTTAGGATCCAAAAACCCTTACTGTGGCATCTAAAGTACCTCTTCAGTGTCGTGGCTCACCACTCCTGACACCCTCTGTTCTGACAGGGTGgtttacagagaagaaaacaaaaagctggtTTATTGCGGTGCTCTGAGTGCTCTTGCATCCCGGCCCTTAACATCTTCTTCTTCCCTAGAGCAGTTGCCTGCTCGCATGTCTCGGCACATAGTGTATCTTTCTTAGTCCTGAGCCCTTTCAGATGTTTTCTGTGACACTCATTGCCTTCACTATTCAAGCTGTCAAAGCTGCCATGCAGgaactgaggatgtagctcagttgcagAGTACTGGATTAGCATGCACAGACCCCAAGTTCATAAAACGGAGTATAGTGGTACACcgctgtaatcccagtgctcggggtGGAAGCAGGATGATTAGAAGTGCAAGGTCAGTGTCAGCTACagtagcatgtgtgaggccagtGTGGGACACATGAGACACTCGAGAGAGAGAGCCCTGGTGAGATAGACGGCTGAGCagggaaggtgcttgctgccaagcttgcgaaaccgagttcaatccctgaccTACAGTgttgaaggaaagaaccaattctcTGATGTCCATCCACACGTATGCTGTGTGGACAGTATGCTCCACTACattcaataaatacatttttaaaaactaaattaatttttttttaatgatctggCATGATGACTTAGTGCATAAAGCACCTATGATGACCTCAgatcaatccctaggacccatgtgataggagagaactggctcccagAGATTGTTGTCTGACCGCCATTCATACAcagtcctgtgtgtgtgcccctccccccaaataactATTAACTATTAAAGGTGTTCTTAAGTCGGTATCCATACTTCTAGCAGCTCTATTGCcattgttttcttattgtttgtgctcagtttttgttttacttatgcTCGACTGTATTTTATACAGTGATATCACTAATGCTATAGATGTAATAGAATAACAGCAAGCTGTCTTAAGACCAAAttatccagaaactggaaaatgAAACATCAGTTAATCCCAGTGTGTTGGGATGGGGAAACAGACAGATATTTAGAGTACAGAGCTGAGACATTAGCCTCAGAATTGGCTTTATAAGTGATTTGGTAGTCAGAATGAAGGGAAGCATTCCTTtgtcatcagatttttttttactacatttattttgtgtgtgtgtgtgtgtgtgtgtgtgtgtgtgtgtgtgtgtgtgtgtgtaaatgtgccatggtgcatgtgtggtggtcagaggacaatttgccctgtgggttctgggtaaCTTCAAGTTTTGTAGTAATCCCCTTtgactgctcagccatctctccagccctgtcatcAGATTTtagtttgtaaaagaaatgtaCGTTTAATTCCATGGGTGACATGAAGTGATATATACAGGATCTTATAGGAAGTTAGTAAGGCGTTCCATATGACAGATTTTCACTATGAAATCAGAGAACAACAAACTGAGCTTAAGGCACATCTTTGAGGGCTTATGGGAGCATTTCATCAACTAGCTTAGTTCAAGAATTCCTATCTAGATAAATAAATTGCATGATgggctttgtttttgtgttttttgagacagggtcttaatgtATAGCCCTGGCTACCTTGCCACTTTTTATGTAGACCGTTCTGGCCTCTAACTcaacagagatccttctgcctctgcctccttagtgctgagattaaaggctcatgccATCATACCTGGTTAAATTATTTTAACAGATAATTTTTCAGTCATGATTTCTCTCAACTAGGTTCTTCGTAGAGGGAGTGGTAGGTAGTAGTGAATTGTTTAATAAGAAAGAGCCTATTTTGGGGAGTCTTCCCAGCTGAATAATTCTAAGGGCACTGAAGGTCTTGTTCCTTTATGTCTACAATACATTCACCATAATATTTCATCgtgaatgtttgttgaatgaataactATAAGTAACTAGACAATGGTATTCTCAAACTacttattttgtgcatgtgtatgtgggtgtaggAGTGCCAGAGTGTGTGTTTAGAAGTCAATacaactttttttctctttccattgtgTGGGTaataggaattgaactcagtacatcaggcttggcatcaagcaGCTTTACTCACTGGACCATCTTATTGGCCCCAAGACTAATCTGAGATTGATGTTTGAAGtatgttttattatattctaTTACTTATACAGAAAGTAATGGAATTCTATCTAGgccaggatttttttcttttcttttcttttttttaaatttgggtttattttgttttgtttttttcagactgggtctcactatgtcactatatagaccaggctggccttgaactcagagatgtgctgcctgcctctgccttcggagtgctgggattaaggtatgtgccaccactcctggtaGACCAGGATTTCTTAAAAGTGGCAATACCAATTTTTGGGAGAGGtgatagctaatcttggttgtcaacttgacacacctggaaaaagggaatctcaattgaagaattgcctctgTCAGATTAGCTTGTGGGATTTCTGTGGGATATAGAAGGGctcagcccactatgggcagtgccatccctaggcaaatAGGCCTGAACTGTATAAGAAAGGTCGCTGAACAAGCTAGGGaaatgtaacacgaatcttaaaaggtcttattaattaaaaaaaaaaaaaaaacagtacaaaaACCCGGAGCCCGGAGctggatattggggtgaaagctgaaagatcagaaaaacagaacaagccacagctaacctcacctctctaactcctcagctgatcctgtctccataaatcctcagactgaaagcctgagtcctcacccctgagggtctcagttgaactgctgcttagttcctgtctcctcatgccttatatactgttcttcacccagccatgtcacttcctgggtttaaaggcatgtgtcctttccaagcaaagacatgagatctcaagtgctagtattaaaggctcATGCCACCACTTACTGACTCtgtccctagtgtggccttgaactcacagagatccaga includes:
- the Ap4b1 gene encoding AP-4 complex subunit beta-1 yields the protein MPYLGSEDVVKELKKALCNPHIQADRLRYRNVIQRVIRHMTQGLDMSGVFMEMVKASATVDIVQKKLVYLYMGTYAPLKPDLALLAINTLCKDCSDPNPMVRGLALRSMCSLRMPGVQEYIQQPVLNGLRDKASYVRRVAVLGCAKMHNLQGDSEVDGALVNELYSLLRDQDPIVVVNCLRSLEEILKQEGGVVINKPIAHHLLNRMSKLDQWGQAEVLHFLLRYQPRSEEELFDILNLLDSYLKSSSTGVVMGATKLFLILAKRFPHVQTDVLVRVKGPLLAACSSESRELCFAALCHVRQVLHSLPGHFSSHYKKFFCSYSEPHYIKLQKVEVLCELVNDENVQQVLEELRGYCTDVSADFAQAAIFAIGSIAKTYTDQCVQILTELLGLRQEHITTVVVQTFRDLVWLCPQCTEAVCQALPGCEENIQDSEGKQALIWLLGVHGEKISNAPYVLEDFVENVKSETFPAVKMELLTALMRLFLSRPAECQDMLGRLLHYCIEEEKDMAVRDRGLFYYRLLLVGIEKVEQILCSPKSDPSLGLLEDQPERPVNSWASDFNTLVPVYGKAHWATISKCQKVERHRLELPPNASLAKPGHLISEENKQGIQESLDPEALMLVPNLQLTAEYFEKTWLNLKITHQQVFPWQGEVQPDTLQMALKVVNIQTIAMSKAGAQPWKAYLSAQDDTGCLFLTELLLKPENSEMQVSVKESEARTEALHGFVSVLETVIGTVGDIKS